A single genomic interval of Koleobacter methoxysyntrophicus harbors:
- a CDS encoding FeoA family protein: MNGSVRKLSQLPLGNRGIVSHLTADGPVRRRLLDLGLVEGAKVEVIRRSLAGDPTAYLIKGAVIALRKEEADHVYIK, encoded by the coding sequence ATGAACGGGTCTGTTAGAAAGCTTTCCCAGCTGCCTTTAGGAAACAGAGGTATTGTAAGCCATCTGACGGCTGATGGGCCGGTAAGGAGGAGGTTGTTAGATTTAGGCCTGGTTGAAGGTGCTAAAGTAGAGGTTATTAGAAGGAGTCTTGCCGGTGACCCTACAGCCTATCTAATAAAGGGTGCTGTAATTGCTTTAAGAAAGGAAGAGGCAGATCATGTCTATATTAAATAA
- a CDS encoding HTH domain-containing protein, which produces MSLTKRRKQFLTSVIQIFNETGEPVHYGDIARALNVSKWTAYDVLKILEQQGLIKSEYSVMSKNSSPGRSNILFSPTQKAYEALEMFESELPHREEWNSTRNHLLKRFKEKKTRDVHKFIEELVGEIQEIELPLLYNAYVIILFLTLLIAISQGSINAISGILLISPKPEMKLLLFVGTAFGAIIKKELNLIPQVKLNAYIDMFQNQLNKVSLKEKILLGEFLDEALMVAG; this is translated from the coding sequence ATGTCGTTAACAAAAAGGAGGAAGCAGTTTCTTACTTCTGTGATACAAATTTTCAATGAGACGGGGGAGCCTGTTCATTATGGGGATATAGCCCGGGCTTTAAATGTGAGCAAGTGGACGGCCTATGATGTATTAAAGATACTGGAACAACAGGGGCTAATCAAATCAGAATATTCGGTAATGTCAAAAAACAGTTCTCCGGGGAGGTCTAATATTTTATTTTCCCCTACCCAAAAGGCGTATGAAGCCCTGGAGATGTTTGAAAGTGAATTACCCCACAGAGAAGAATGGAATAGTACAAGGAACCATCTGTTAAAGAGGTTTAAGGAGAAGAAAACCCGTGATGTCCATAAGTTTATTGAGGAGCTTGTAGGGGAGATTCAGGAAATAGAATTACCCCTTCTCTACAATGCCTATGTTATAATACTTTTTTTAACCCTATTAATTGCTATAAGTCAGGGGAGTATAAATGCCATAAGTGGTATACTTTTGATTTCGCCGAAGCCCGAAATGAAGCTACTGCTTTTCGTCGGCACTGCCTTCGGTGCTATCATCAAAAAGGAGCTTAATCTTATTCCGCAGGTAAAGTTGAATGCTTACATCGATATGTTTCAAAACCAGCTTAATAAGGTTAGTTTAAAGGAGAAAATACTGCTTGGCGAGTTTTTGGATGAAGCCCTCATGGTTGCAGGATAA
- a CDS encoding radical SAM protein, translating into MNLARSILGEKVLEQGIRYLVNGTEEKLPFLLHIGEIAAKDPNHKNNIKNIRRVLENKDSNWYKFARRLFRNTHPNIKKKIAVNFFLNASLLGVPKQKEAAQKIGASVPWAILIDPTERCNLNCKGCWAGDYQRTKELDFETIDRILTEGEELGIYFTVLSGGEPLIRKDDIIKLAEKHNEQVFHIFTNGTLIDDNLVKEVVRVGNITFAISIEGFEEKTDERRGKGVFKKIMEAMDLLRENGCIFGFSATYTRNNTEELASDEFIDLMIEKGAVFGWLFTYIPIGKDVDLEFMATPEQRAYMYERVRRIRDEKPIFLVDFWNDGEASNGCIAGGRRYFHINAAGDVEPCAFVHYSTCNIKDISLKKALQNPLFKAYQKRQPFDKNLLRPCPLIDHPEAIAEMVRESRALSTQLKSDESVEEFAKKLFPYAEEWQKVSEEITCAPRH; encoded by the coding sequence ATGAATCTTGCAAGGAGTATACTGGGGGAAAAGGTTTTAGAACAGGGTATCAGGTATCTTGTTAACGGTACCGAAGAAAAACTTCCGTTTTTGCTTCATATAGGCGAAATAGCAGCTAAGGACCCGAATCATAAAAACAATATCAAGAACATACGCAGGGTTTTGGAGAACAAGGATTCGAACTGGTATAAATTTGCAAGAAGACTCTTTAGAAATACCCACCCGAACATAAAAAAGAAAATTGCAGTAAACTTCTTTTTGAATGCGTCTTTGTTAGGAGTTCCCAAGCAAAAGGAAGCAGCTCAAAAAATAGGTGCTTCGGTGCCATGGGCAATTCTAATAGACCCTACCGAAAGGTGTAATTTAAACTGTAAAGGCTGCTGGGCAGGTGATTATCAGAGGACAAAAGAGCTGGATTTTGAGACAATTGACCGCATCCTTACAGAAGGGGAAGAACTCGGTATATACTTTACAGTACTGTCAGGAGGAGAACCCCTGATAAGAAAAGATGATATAATTAAACTGGCGGAAAAACATAATGAGCAGGTGTTCCATATCTTCACAAATGGAACCCTAATCGATGATAATCTGGTAAAAGAAGTGGTGAGGGTTGGGAATATTACCTTTGCCATAAGCATAGAGGGGTTTGAAGAAAAAACCGATGAAAGGCGCGGGAAGGGAGTATTTAAAAAGATAATGGAAGCGATGGACCTATTAAGGGAAAACGGCTGCATATTCGGTTTCTCAGCAACCTACACCAGGAATAATACCGAGGAATTAGCGAGTGATGAATTCATAGACCTTATGATAGAAAAAGGAGCGGTTTTCGGCTGGTTGTTTACCTATATACCTATAGGGAAGGATGTTGACCTTGAGTTTATGGCAACACCGGAGCAGCGTGCATATATGTATGAAAGGGTTCGCAGAATCAGGGATGAAAAACCCATATTCCTCGTAGATTTCTGGAATGATGGAGAAGCCAGCAATGGATGCATTGCCGGCGGGAGGAGGTATTTCCACATAAATGCTGCAGGAGATGTAGAACCCTGTGCTTTTGTGCACTATTCAACATGTAATATCAAGGACATCTCTTTGAAAAAAGCCCTGCAGAATCCCCTTTTCAAGGCCTATCAGAAGCGCCAGCCTTTTGATAAGAATCTGCTGAGGCCGTGTCCCCTGATAGATCACCCTGAAGCAATAGCTGAAATGGTAAGAGAATCGAGGGCACTATCAACCCAATTGAAATCTGACGAATCTGTTGAAGAATTTGCGAAAAAGCTATTTCCCTATGCGGAGGAATGGCAAAAGGTATCTGAAGAAATTACTTGTGCGCCAAGGCATTAG
- a CDS encoding GntP family permease codes for MFGIILGLALLMFVTMKGASILIAGPVLALVVALFGKVPLLEAYSKHFMGGAAGYFESWFPTFMLGAIFGKIMDDTGAAESIAHFITSKIGKERAIIAIVAATAILTYGGISLFVVVFTMYPLAMAMFKEANLPKRLIPGCIALGAFTFTMTAIPGTPQIQNIIPTKYFGTDAMAAPIVGLVAAVIMAVGGTYYMSVRAKQAKEMGEGFVPGPKDERYLQEAKNEAKDLPNPGLALIPLLIILFLLDILKLNIVVSLTGGVLAAVILFFKKMPNPLNTLNQGAISSLIAIMNTASAVGFGTVVKVVPGFKDLVDLLSRVSMGNGLVYDAIATNILAGSTGSASGGMSIALEAMAEKFLATGADPELLHRVASLASGGLDTLPHNGAVLTLLAVCGLTHKDSYRDIFVVSLLIPILSVIAAIILGSMGIK; via the coding sequence ATGTTTGGAATCATTCTTGGATTAGCCTTATTGATGTTTGTAACTATGAAGGGGGCCAGCATCCTTATTGCAGGGCCTGTACTTGCATTGGTTGTAGCCTTGTTCGGAAAAGTGCCTTTATTGGAGGCTTATTCAAAACACTTTATGGGCGGGGCTGCAGGTTACTTCGAATCGTGGTTCCCGACTTTTATGTTAGGCGCAATCTTCGGGAAGATCATGGATGATACCGGTGCTGCCGAATCAATAGCCCATTTCATTACATCTAAAATCGGAAAGGAAAGGGCTATAATAGCCATAGTAGCTGCAACCGCAATTCTTACTTACGGAGGTATAAGCCTTTTTGTGGTAGTTTTCACCATGTATCCCCTTGCAATGGCAATGTTCAAGGAAGCAAACCTGCCTAAACGCCTCATCCCCGGCTGCATAGCATTAGGCGCCTTTACGTTCACCATGACGGCAATTCCCGGGACGCCGCAGATACAAAATATAATCCCCACCAAATATTTTGGGACCGATGCCATGGCCGCCCCCATTGTCGGACTGGTAGCTGCAGTAATAATGGCAGTCGGCGGAACCTATTATATGTCAGTGCGGGCCAAACAGGCAAAAGAAATGGGAGAAGGCTTTGTGCCCGGTCCAAAGGACGAACGTTACCTGCAGGAAGCAAAAAACGAGGCAAAAGACCTCCCAAATCCCGGATTAGCTTTAATTCCACTTCTTATTATACTATTTCTCCTTGACATATTAAAATTAAACATTGTAGTATCCCTTACGGGCGGCGTTCTGGCAGCTGTTATATTGTTCTTCAAGAAAATGCCTAACCCGCTGAACACCTTGAATCAGGGGGCTATAAGCTCACTTATAGCCATAATGAACACTGCAAGTGCTGTCGGTTTCGGAACGGTCGTAAAGGTTGTACCGGGATTTAAGGACCTGGTAGACCTGCTTTCCCGTGTTTCCATGGGTAACGGCCTGGTATATGACGCGATTGCAACCAATATACTGGCTGGCTCCACCGGTTCCGCATCCGGCGGTATGAGCATTGCCCTAGAGGCAATGGCAGAAAAGTTCCTGGCAACCGGTGCCGACCCTGAGCTTCTGCACCGTGTAGCTTCCCTGGCATCGGGCGGTCTCGATACCCTTCCTCACAACGGTGCGGTATTAACACTCCTGGCAGTGTGCGGTTTGACCCATAAGGATTCTTACAGAGATATATTTGTTGTCTCGCTACTGATCCCGATTTTATCGGTTATTGCCGCAATTATCCTGGGAAGTATGGGTATTAAATAA
- a CDS encoding FeoB small GTPase domain-containing protein gives MSILNKSEPVVALAGNPNTGKSTIFNALTGLKQHTGNWPGKTVLRAEGRFVHKDKVFKIIDLPGTYSLLANSAEEEVARDFICFARPDATVVVTDATCLERNLNLVLQVLEITDRVVVCLNLIDEARRKNIEIDVTGISKELGVPVVPTAARSGEGLKFLKDAIYDVAVRKRYTKPLKIEYDSELEKAVKNLESKLLPLIPKHLNPRWVALRLLDGDTAIIEKISGCFTGDLCFKEGVFSKECFRYEGL, from the coding sequence ATGTCTATATTAAATAAAAGCGAGCCTGTAGTAGCTCTTGCCGGTAATCCCAATACCGGAAAAAGCACAATATTCAATGCCCTCACCGGTCTAAAACAGCATACGGGTAATTGGCCGGGCAAAACCGTACTTCGCGCCGAGGGCAGATTCGTTCATAAGGATAAAGTCTTTAAAATTATCGACCTGCCGGGGACCTATTCCCTACTGGCCAATTCAGCCGAGGAAGAAGTGGCCAGAGATTTTATCTGTTTTGCCCGGCCTGATGCTACCGTTGTGGTAACCGATGCCACCTGTTTGGAACGGAATCTCAATCTGGTTCTGCAGGTCCTGGAAATTACCGATAGAGTCGTTGTTTGTTTGAATCTGATTGATGAAGCCAGGAGAAAAAACATTGAGATAGATGTTACCGGAATTTCTAAAGAATTAGGAGTGCCGGTAGTACCTACAGCTGCCCGCAGTGGTGAGGGTTTAAAGTTTTTGAAAGATGCTATATACGATGTAGCTGTTAGGAAACGTTATACCAAACCGTTAAAAATAGAGTATGATTCCGAACTTGAAAAAGCTGTAAAAAATTTGGAATCCAAACTTCTGCCCCTCATTCCAAAACATCTGAACCCAAGATGGGTTGCATTAAGGCTGCTGGATGGAGATACAGCGATCATTGAGAAAATATCCGGCTGTTTTACCGGTGACCTTTGTTTCAAAGAAGGGGTGTTTTCGAAGGAGTGTTTTCGCTATGAAGGTTTATAG
- a CDS encoding helix-turn-helix domain-containing protein, protein MNSLGNNIRRIRKEKNISIRELSEKTKLSSSFISQVERDLVSPSIASLKEIARVLDVPLFFLIESGNLGVVVKKSERRKFTMPGSKVVFELLTPDLNRKMEMVLITLGKGEQTFNKPYGHEGDEVVFCMKGTFEVSLGVETYILEEGDSMYFNCNIPHKFKNIGDGQGVILSCTTPPSF, encoded by the coding sequence ATGAACAGTTTAGGTAATAATATCAGGCGCATACGAAAGGAAAAGAACATATCAATAAGGGAGCTGTCGGAAAAAACGAAATTGAGTTCCAGTTTTATAAGCCAGGTGGAGAGGGACCTGGTCAGCCCTTCTATCGCTTCCTTAAAGGAGATAGCAAGGGTCCTTGATGTTCCCCTGTTCTTCCTGATAGAATCCGGGAATCTGGGGGTTGTAGTAAAGAAATCCGAAAGAAGGAAGTTTACCATGCCGGGTTCTAAGGTCGTGTTTGAACTCCTTACACCGGACCTGAACCGCAAGATGGAAATGGTATTGATTACTTTGGGAAAAGGGGAACAAACCTTTAATAAACCTTACGGTCATGAAGGGGATGAAGTGGTTTTCTGCATGAAGGGCACCTTTGAAGTTTCTCTGGGTGTTGAAACATATATCCTTGAAGAGGGAGATTCCATGTATTTTAACTGCAACATCCCTCACAAATTCAAGAATATAGGAGATGGGCAGGGGGTTATCCTCAGCTGTACTACACCCCCTTCTTTTTAA
- a CDS encoding sigma 54-interacting transcriptional regulator, with the protein MTELLGKRYEEQLRTAFEAAYNGIVLVDTDIRILALNSAAEKILGISKREAVGRSFLELVPESGFPEVLSRKKSQAACSVKIGDKVYLSNRSPVIVDGELVGAVAVLQDITELNRIKSQLEETRRLKNILEVILDSAYEGIVVVDENGIITMFNDAYCRFLKVRKEDMVGRHVTDVIENTRMHIVVKTGQPEIRQIQHIQGHDMICDRIPIKKDGKIIGAVGKVLFRDVSEVDELLKQTEQLKEQLKYYKRELENERKTRYSLENIIGESPMMANLKELVKKVAKSPSTVLIRGESGTGKELLAHAIHNLSPRRSCPFVKVNCAAVPENLLESELFGYEEGAFTGAKKGGKPGKFEQAHGGTIFLDEIGDMPLKMQIKILRVLQEKEVERLGSTKTINVDVRVIAATNRNLERLINERKFREDLFYRLNVVNLEIPPLRERKEDIPLLADFLVKKLCKSLGIGEKNISQSTYNVLLRYKWPGNVRELENALERALNVIDSDIIQPEHLPYYIRQSGNSLKDGVFNLKSIVEETEKETIKRALNAAGGSSLEAAKLLGISKSTFYDKLAKYGIKCFR; encoded by the coding sequence ATGACCGAACTGTTAGGAAAACGCTACGAGGAACAGCTGCGGACGGCTTTTGAAGCAGCATATAACGGGATAGTCCTTGTAGACACCGATATACGCATCCTTGCATTAAATTCAGCTGCCGAGAAAATCCTGGGTATTTCAAAGCGAGAAGCTGTAGGACGATCGTTTCTTGAATTGGTACCCGAAAGCGGTTTCCCCGAAGTCCTGAGCCGGAAGAAAAGCCAGGCCGCTTGCAGTGTGAAAATAGGTGATAAGGTTTACCTTAGCAACAGGAGCCCGGTTATTGTTGACGGTGAACTGGTCGGTGCAGTGGCCGTTCTGCAGGATATTACGGAGTTAAACCGGATTAAATCCCAGCTTGAGGAAACGAGGAGATTAAAAAATATCCTCGAAGTAATTTTGGATTCCGCTTATGAAGGTATCGTGGTTGTCGATGAAAACGGAATTATCACAATGTTCAATGATGCATACTGCCGATTCCTTAAAGTAAGGAAGGAAGACATGGTAGGCAGACACGTAACCGATGTCATTGAAAACACGAGAATGCACATTGTCGTAAAAACGGGTCAGCCGGAAATCCGTCAAATCCAACACATACAAGGCCATGATATGATATGTGACAGGATACCCATAAAGAAGGACGGAAAAATAATAGGCGCAGTAGGTAAGGTTTTATTCAGGGATGTTTCGGAAGTAGACGAGCTGCTTAAACAGACCGAACAGCTGAAGGAACAGCTGAAATATTACAAAAGAGAACTGGAAAATGAACGTAAAACGAGATACTCACTGGAGAACATTATCGGCGAAAGCCCCATGATGGCAAATTTGAAAGAACTGGTCAAAAAGGTTGCTAAAAGCCCTTCTACCGTGTTGATACGGGGTGAAAGCGGAACCGGAAAAGAACTTCTTGCCCATGCCATACACAACCTCAGTCCGAGACGGTCGTGCCCATTCGTGAAAGTCAACTGCGCTGCCGTTCCGGAAAACCTGCTGGAGTCTGAATTATTCGGGTACGAGGAAGGCGCTTTTACAGGGGCAAAAAAAGGCGGAAAACCGGGAAAGTTTGAGCAGGCTCACGGAGGTACCATTTTTTTGGACGAAATCGGTGACATGCCGCTGAAAATGCAGATAAAAATCCTCCGGGTCCTCCAGGAAAAGGAAGTTGAGCGTTTGGGCAGTACAAAAACCATAAATGTTGATGTAAGGGTAATAGCCGCCACTAACAGGAATCTAGAAAGGTTGATTAATGAAAGGAAGTTCAGGGAAGACCTGTTCTACAGGCTAAACGTGGTCAACCTGGAAATACCCCCGCTGCGCGAAAGAAAGGAAGATATACCTCTGCTGGCTGACTTTCTGGTAAAAAAGTTATGTAAAAGCCTCGGTATAGGTGAAAAAAACATCAGCCAGTCCACATATAATGTGTTGCTTAGATACAAATGGCCGGGAAATGTCAGGGAGCTTGAAAATGCCCTGGAAAGGGCACTTAATGTAATTGACAGCGACATTATACAGCCGGAACATCTGCCGTATTATATACGCCAGTCCGGGAATTCACTGAAAGATGGGGTATTTAACTTGAAGTCGATTGTTGAGGAAACCGAAAAGGAAACGATTAAGAGAGCGTTAAATGCTGCCGGTGGCAGTTCCCTGGAAGCAGCAAAACTGCTGGGAATAAGTAAATCTACCTTTTATGATAAACTTGCTAAATACGGGATAAAATGTTTCCGATAA